Proteins from one Ficedula albicollis isolate OC2 chromosome 3, FicAlb1.5, whole genome shotgun sequence genomic window:
- the SOGA3 gene encoding protein SOGA3 isoform X3: MDEMRDSFFEEDACQLQEMRHELERANKNCRILQYRLRKAERKRLRYAQTGEIDNELIRSMEQDLKVAKDVSVRLHHELENVEEKRTITEDENEKLRQQLIEVEIAKQALQNELEKMKEQSLKRRGSKDLPKSEKKSQQTPTEDDNEDLKCQLQFVKEEAALMRKKMAKIDKEKDRFEHELQKYRSFYGDLDSPLPKGEAGGPPTTREAELKLRLRLVEEEANILGRKIVELEVENRGLKAELDDLRGDDFSGTTNPLLGEQNESLSELRQHLQLVEDETELLRRNVADLEEQNKRITAELNKYKYKSGAHESSRHHDNAKTEALQEELKAARMQINELSGKVMQLQYENRVLMSNMQRYDLASHLGIRGSPRDSDAESDAGKKESDDDSRPPHRKREGPIGGESDSEEVRNIRCLTPTRSFYPTASGWQKSFTDRQQMKDIRSEAERLGKTIDRLISDTSTIITEARIYVANGDLFGLMDEEDDGSRIREHELLYRINAQMKAFRKELQAFIDRLEVPKSSDDRSADEPLSMFQPIILLILILVLFSSLSYTTIFKLVFLFTLFFVL; this comes from the exons ATGGACGAGATGAGGGACAGTTTCTTTGAGGAGGATGCTTGTCAGCTTCAAGAAATGCGCCATGAACTGGAGCGAGCCAACAAGAACTGCCGGATCCTTCAGTACCGGCTGCGCAAGGCTGAGCGCAAGAGGCTGCGCTACGCCCAGACCGGCGAGATCGACAACGAGCTCATACGCAGCATGGAGCAGGACCTCAAG GTTGCAAAAGATGTATCGGTGAGACTTCATCACGAGTTAGAAAACGTGGAAGAAAAACGTACTAtaacagaagatgaaaatgaaaaattaagacAGCAGCTTATAGAAGTTGAAATTGCCAAACAAGCACTACAGaatgaactggaaaaaatgaaagag CAATCactgaaaaggagaggaagcaaAGACCTaccaaaatcagaaaaaaagtcacagcaGACACCCACAGAG gacGACAATGAAGACCTGAAATGCCAGCTGCAGTTTGTCAAAGAAGAAGCGGCCTtgatgaggaagaaaatggcTAAAATTGATAAAGAGAAAGACAGATTTGAACATGAGCTGCAAAAATACAGATCATTTTATGGGGATTTGGACAGTCCCCTGCCGAAAGGTGAAGCAGGTGGGCCACCTACCACAAGAGAAGCTGAACTCAAGCTTCGACTGAGGCTTGTGGAGGAGGAAGCTAACATTCTAGGGAGGAAAATAGTGGAACTAGAAGTAGAAAACAGAGGACTGAAAGCAGAGCTTGATGATTTAAGAGGAGATGATTTCTCAGGGACCACTAACCCACTCCTGGGAGAGCAGAATGAATCCCTGTCAGAATTACGACAGCATTTGCAGCTAGTAGAAGATGAAACAGAATTGCTGAGGAGAAATGTAGCTGACttagaagaacaaaacaaacgCATAACAGCTGAGCTGAACAAATACAAGTACAAGTCTGGGGCCCATGAGAGCTCTAGGCACCATGATAATGCCAAGACAGAAGCATTGCAGGAGGAGCTCAAAGCCGCGCGAATGCAGATCAACGAGCTGAGTGGCAAAGTCATGCAGCTCCAGTATGAGAACAGAGTGTTAATGTCCAACATGCAGCGCTACGACTTGGCCTCTCACCTCGGCATCCGCGGCAGCCCTAGAGACAGCGATGCGGAAAGCGACGCGGGAAAAAAGGAGAGCGATGACGATTCCCGCCCCCCGCACCGCAAAAGGGAAGGTCCCATTGGGGGGGAAAGCGACTCCGAAGAGGTGAGAAACATCCGGTGCCTGACGCCCACGAGGTCTTTTTATCCCACGGCGTCTGGGTGGCAGAAGAGCTTCACTGACAGGCAGCAGATGAAGGACATTCGCTCTGAAGCGGAGCGGCTGGGCAAGACAATAGATCGCTTGATTTCCGACACGAGCACCATCATCACGGAGGCGAGAATTTATGTAGCTAATGGGGACCTCTTTGGACTGATGGACGAGGAGGACGATGGCAGCAGGATACGTGAGCACGAGCTCCTGTACCGGATCAACGCGCAGATGAAGGCCTTCAGGAAGGAGCTCCAGGCTTTCATCGACAGACTCGAAGTTCCAAAGTCCTCGGACGATCGAAGTGCCGATGAACCTTTGTCA ATGTTCCAGCCTATCATTTTACTTATTCTCATCCTTGTATTATTTTCATCCCTTTCATACACAACAATATTTAAACTTGTCTTCCTTTTTACACTGTTTTTTGTACTGTAA
- the SOGA3 gene encoding protein SOGA3 isoform X2, whose amino-acid sequence MDEMRDSFFEEDACQLQEMRHELERANKNCRILQYRLRKAERKRLRYAQTGEIDNELIRSMEQDLKVAKDVSVRLHHELENVEEKRTITEDENEKLRQQLIEVEIAKQALQNELEKMKEQSLKRRGSKDLPKSEKKSQQTPTEDDNEDLKCQLQFVKEEAALMRKKMAKIDKEKDRFEHELQKYRSFYGDLDSPLPKGEAGGPPTTREAELKLRLRLVEEEANILGRKIVELEVENRGLKAELDDLRGDDFSGTTNPLLGEQNESLSELRQHLQLVEDETELLRRNVADLEEQNKRITAELNKYKYKSGAHESSRHHDNAKTEALQEELKAARMQINELSGKVMQLQYENRVLMSNMQRYDLASHLGIRGSPRDSDAESDAGKKESDDDSRPPHRKREGPIGGESDSEEVRNIRCLTPTRSFYPTASGWQKSFTDRQQMKDIRSEAERLGKTIDRLISDTSTIITEARIYVANGDLFGLMDEEDDGSRIREHELLYRINAQMKAFRKELQAFIDRLEVPKSSDDRSADEPLSVSQMFQPIILLILILVLFSSLSYTTIFKLVFLFTLFFVL is encoded by the exons ATGGACGAGATGAGGGACAGTTTCTTTGAGGAGGATGCTTGTCAGCTTCAAGAAATGCGCCATGAACTGGAGCGAGCCAACAAGAACTGCCGGATCCTTCAGTACCGGCTGCGCAAGGCTGAGCGCAAGAGGCTGCGCTACGCCCAGACCGGCGAGATCGACAACGAGCTCATACGCAGCATGGAGCAGGACCTCAAG GTTGCAAAAGATGTATCGGTGAGACTTCATCACGAGTTAGAAAACGTGGAAGAAAAACGTACTAtaacagaagatgaaaatgaaaaattaagacAGCAGCTTATAGAAGTTGAAATTGCCAAACAAGCACTACAGaatgaactggaaaaaatgaaagag CAATCactgaaaaggagaggaagcaaAGACCTaccaaaatcagaaaaaaagtcacagcaGACACCCACAGAG gacGACAATGAAGACCTGAAATGCCAGCTGCAGTTTGTCAAAGAAGAAGCGGCCTtgatgaggaagaaaatggcTAAAATTGATAAAGAGAAAGACAGATTTGAACATGAGCTGCAAAAATACAGATCATTTTATGGGGATTTGGACAGTCCCCTGCCGAAAGGTGAAGCAGGTGGGCCACCTACCACAAGAGAAGCTGAACTCAAGCTTCGACTGAGGCTTGTGGAGGAGGAAGCTAACATTCTAGGGAGGAAAATAGTGGAACTAGAAGTAGAAAACAGAGGACTGAAAGCAGAGCTTGATGATTTAAGAGGAGATGATTTCTCAGGGACCACTAACCCACTCCTGGGAGAGCAGAATGAATCCCTGTCAGAATTACGACAGCATTTGCAGCTAGTAGAAGATGAAACAGAATTGCTGAGGAGAAATGTAGCTGACttagaagaacaaaacaaacgCATAACAGCTGAGCTGAACAAATACAAGTACAAGTCTGGGGCCCATGAGAGCTCTAGGCACCATGATAATGCCAAGACAGAAGCATTGCAGGAGGAGCTCAAAGCCGCGCGAATGCAGATCAACGAGCTGAGTGGCAAAGTCATGCAGCTCCAGTATGAGAACAGAGTGTTAATGTCCAACATGCAGCGCTACGACTTGGCCTCTCACCTCGGCATCCGCGGCAGCCCTAGAGACAGCGATGCGGAAAGCGACGCGGGAAAAAAGGAGAGCGATGACGATTCCCGCCCCCCGCACCGCAAAAGGGAAGGTCCCATTGGGGGGGAAAGCGACTCCGAAGAGGTGAGAAACATCCGGTGCCTGACGCCCACGAGGTCTTTTTATCCCACGGCGTCTGGGTGGCAGAAGAGCTTCACTGACAGGCAGCAGATGAAGGACATTCGCTCTGAAGCGGAGCGGCTGGGCAAGACAATAGATCGCTTGATTTCCGACACGAGCACCATCATCACGGAGGCGAGAATTTATGTAGCTAATGGGGACCTCTTTGGACTGATGGACGAGGAGGACGATGGCAGCAGGATACGTGAGCACGAGCTCCTGTACCGGATCAACGCGCAGATGAAGGCCTTCAGGAAGGAGCTCCAGGCTTTCATCGACAGACTCGAAGTTCCAAAGTCCTCGGACGATCGAAGTGCCGATGAACCTTTGTCAGTGAGTCAG ATGTTCCAGCCTATCATTTTACTTATTCTCATCCTTGTATTATTTTCATCCCTTTCATACACAACAATATTTAAACTTGTCTTCCTTTTTACACTGTTTTTTGTACTGTAA
- the SOGA3 gene encoding protein SOGA3 isoform X1 encodes MDEMRDSFFEEDACQLQEMRHELERANKNCRILQYRLRKAERKRLRYAQTGEIDNELIRSMEQDLKVAKDVSVRLHHELENVEEKRTITEDENEKLRQQLIEVEIAKQALQNELEKMKEQSLKRRGSKDLPKSEKKSQQTPTEDDNEDLKCQLQFVKEEAALMRKKMAKIDKEKDRFEHELQKYRSFYGDLDSPLPKGEAGGPPTTREAELKLRLRLVEEEANILGRKIVELEVENRGLKAELDDLRGDDFSGTTNPLLGEQNESLSELRQHLQLVEDETELLRRNVADLEEQNKRITAELNKYKYKSGAHESSRHHDNAKTEALQEELKAARMQINELSGKVMQLQYENRVLMSNMQRYDLASHLGIRGSPRDSDAESDAGKKESDDDSRPPHRKREGPIGGESDSEEVRNIRCLTPTRSFYPTASGWQKSFTDRQQMKDIRSEAERLGKTIDRLISDTSTIITEARIYVANGDLFGLMDEEDDGSRIREHELLYRINAQMKAFRKELQAFIDRLEVPKSSDDRSADEPLSVSQKVTDAMFQPIILLILILVLFSSLSYTTIFKLVFLFTLFFVL; translated from the exons ATGGACGAGATGAGGGACAGTTTCTTTGAGGAGGATGCTTGTCAGCTTCAAGAAATGCGCCATGAACTGGAGCGAGCCAACAAGAACTGCCGGATCCTTCAGTACCGGCTGCGCAAGGCTGAGCGCAAGAGGCTGCGCTACGCCCAGACCGGCGAGATCGACAACGAGCTCATACGCAGCATGGAGCAGGACCTCAAG GTTGCAAAAGATGTATCGGTGAGACTTCATCACGAGTTAGAAAACGTGGAAGAAAAACGTACTAtaacagaagatgaaaatgaaaaattaagacAGCAGCTTATAGAAGTTGAAATTGCCAAACAAGCACTACAGaatgaactggaaaaaatgaaagag CAATCactgaaaaggagaggaagcaaAGACCTaccaaaatcagaaaaaaagtcacagcaGACACCCACAGAG gacGACAATGAAGACCTGAAATGCCAGCTGCAGTTTGTCAAAGAAGAAGCGGCCTtgatgaggaagaaaatggcTAAAATTGATAAAGAGAAAGACAGATTTGAACATGAGCTGCAAAAATACAGATCATTTTATGGGGATTTGGACAGTCCCCTGCCGAAAGGTGAAGCAGGTGGGCCACCTACCACAAGAGAAGCTGAACTCAAGCTTCGACTGAGGCTTGTGGAGGAGGAAGCTAACATTCTAGGGAGGAAAATAGTGGAACTAGAAGTAGAAAACAGAGGACTGAAAGCAGAGCTTGATGATTTAAGAGGAGATGATTTCTCAGGGACCACTAACCCACTCCTGGGAGAGCAGAATGAATCCCTGTCAGAATTACGACAGCATTTGCAGCTAGTAGAAGATGAAACAGAATTGCTGAGGAGAAATGTAGCTGACttagaagaacaaaacaaacgCATAACAGCTGAGCTGAACAAATACAAGTACAAGTCTGGGGCCCATGAGAGCTCTAGGCACCATGATAATGCCAAGACAGAAGCATTGCAGGAGGAGCTCAAAGCCGCGCGAATGCAGATCAACGAGCTGAGTGGCAAAGTCATGCAGCTCCAGTATGAGAACAGAGTGTTAATGTCCAACATGCAGCGCTACGACTTGGCCTCTCACCTCGGCATCCGCGGCAGCCCTAGAGACAGCGATGCGGAAAGCGACGCGGGAAAAAAGGAGAGCGATGACGATTCCCGCCCCCCGCACCGCAAAAGGGAAGGTCCCATTGGGGGGGAAAGCGACTCCGAAGAGGTGAGAAACATCCGGTGCCTGACGCCCACGAGGTCTTTTTATCCCACGGCGTCTGGGTGGCAGAAGAGCTTCACTGACAGGCAGCAGATGAAGGACATTCGCTCTGAAGCGGAGCGGCTGGGCAAGACAATAGATCGCTTGATTTCCGACACGAGCACCATCATCACGGAGGCGAGAATTTATGTAGCTAATGGGGACCTCTTTGGACTGATGGACGAGGAGGACGATGGCAGCAGGATACGTGAGCACGAGCTCCTGTACCGGATCAACGCGCAGATGAAGGCCTTCAGGAAGGAGCTCCAGGCTTTCATCGACAGACTCGAAGTTCCAAAGTCCTCGGACGATCGAAGTGCCGATGAACCTTTGTCAGTGAGTCAG AAAGTCACAGACGCA ATGTTCCAGCCTATCATTTTACTTATTCTCATCCTTGTATTATTTTCATCCCTTTCATACACAACAATATTTAAACTTGTCTTCCTTTTTACACTGTTTTTTGTACTGTAA
- the SOGA3 gene encoding protein SOGA3 isoform X4 — MDEMRDSFFEEDACQLQEMRHELERANKNCRILQYRLRKAERKRLRYAQTGEIDNELIRSMEQDLKVAKDVSVRLHHELENVEEKRTITEDENEKLRQQLIEVEIAKQALQNELEKMKEQSLKRRGSKDLPKSEKKSQQTPTEDDNEDLKCQLQFVKEEAALMRKKMAKIDKEKDRFEHELQKYRSFYGDLDSPLPKGEAGGPPTTREAELKLRLRLVEEEANILGRKIVELEVENRGLKAELDDLRGDDFSGTTNPLLGEQNESLSELRQHLQLVEDETELLRRNVADLEEQNKRITAELNKYKYKSGAHESSRHHDNAKTEALQEELKAARMQINELSGKVMQLQYENRVLMSNMQRYDLASHLGIRGSPRDSDAESDAGKKESDDDSRPPHRKREGPIGGESDSEEVRNIRCLTPTRSFYPTASGWQKSFTDRQQMKDIRSEAERLGKTIDRLISDTSTIITEARIYVANGDLFGLMDEEDDGSRIREHELLYRINAQMKAFRKELQAFIDRLEVPKSSDDRSADEPLSVSQKVTDAVSLKLINYYTRIA; from the exons ATGGACGAGATGAGGGACAGTTTCTTTGAGGAGGATGCTTGTCAGCTTCAAGAAATGCGCCATGAACTGGAGCGAGCCAACAAGAACTGCCGGATCCTTCAGTACCGGCTGCGCAAGGCTGAGCGCAAGAGGCTGCGCTACGCCCAGACCGGCGAGATCGACAACGAGCTCATACGCAGCATGGAGCAGGACCTCAAG GTTGCAAAAGATGTATCGGTGAGACTTCATCACGAGTTAGAAAACGTGGAAGAAAAACGTACTAtaacagaagatgaaaatgaaaaattaagacAGCAGCTTATAGAAGTTGAAATTGCCAAACAAGCACTACAGaatgaactggaaaaaatgaaagag CAATCactgaaaaggagaggaagcaaAGACCTaccaaaatcagaaaaaaagtcacagcaGACACCCACAGAG gacGACAATGAAGACCTGAAATGCCAGCTGCAGTTTGTCAAAGAAGAAGCGGCCTtgatgaggaagaaaatggcTAAAATTGATAAAGAGAAAGACAGATTTGAACATGAGCTGCAAAAATACAGATCATTTTATGGGGATTTGGACAGTCCCCTGCCGAAAGGTGAAGCAGGTGGGCCACCTACCACAAGAGAAGCTGAACTCAAGCTTCGACTGAGGCTTGTGGAGGAGGAAGCTAACATTCTAGGGAGGAAAATAGTGGAACTAGAAGTAGAAAACAGAGGACTGAAAGCAGAGCTTGATGATTTAAGAGGAGATGATTTCTCAGGGACCACTAACCCACTCCTGGGAGAGCAGAATGAATCCCTGTCAGAATTACGACAGCATTTGCAGCTAGTAGAAGATGAAACAGAATTGCTGAGGAGAAATGTAGCTGACttagaagaacaaaacaaacgCATAACAGCTGAGCTGAACAAATACAAGTACAAGTCTGGGGCCCATGAGAGCTCTAGGCACCATGATAATGCCAAGACAGAAGCATTGCAGGAGGAGCTCAAAGCCGCGCGAATGCAGATCAACGAGCTGAGTGGCAAAGTCATGCAGCTCCAGTATGAGAACAGAGTGTTAATGTCCAACATGCAGCGCTACGACTTGGCCTCTCACCTCGGCATCCGCGGCAGCCCTAGAGACAGCGATGCGGAAAGCGACGCGGGAAAAAAGGAGAGCGATGACGATTCCCGCCCCCCGCACCGCAAAAGGGAAGGTCCCATTGGGGGGGAAAGCGACTCCGAAGAGGTGAGAAACATCCGGTGCCTGACGCCCACGAGGTCTTTTTATCCCACGGCGTCTGGGTGGCAGAAGAGCTTCACTGACAGGCAGCAGATGAAGGACATTCGCTCTGAAGCGGAGCGGCTGGGCAAGACAATAGATCGCTTGATTTCCGACACGAGCACCATCATCACGGAGGCGAGAATTTATGTAGCTAATGGGGACCTCTTTGGACTGATGGACGAGGAGGACGATGGCAGCAGGATACGTGAGCACGAGCTCCTGTACCGGATCAACGCGCAGATGAAGGCCTTCAGGAAGGAGCTCCAGGCTTTCATCGACAGACTCGAAGTTCCAAAGTCCTCGGACGATCGAAGTGCCGATGAACCTTTGTCAGTGAGTCAG AAAGTCACAGACGCAGTGAGTTTAAAGCTAATCAATTACTATACACGTATTGCATGA